The genomic DNA TTCTCCAGTAGATTTCTAATACTTTCTCTCTAAGATTTTGTAAGCGATTACATAGAAGACCAGTACAGCGCATACGGCGTAGCTTATGAACATAGAGTATCTCATCGTGATTGGCTGAATCCCGTCAAGGATTATTATGGCGAATGCAACGAAGATAAAGACCATAAAAGTTAGAGTCCCTGCCCTATACCTTAACATCTCTATCCTTTCATCAATTATCTTTTCCCGCTTTGTGAAGTACATCATTAATGTTACAAGGATCATAACAAACCCTATGTAAATAAGGTAATTCCCAACAGTAGAATACCCAAATAACTCATTTGTTCCTATGTTGTAGCGATTTAGGAGAATACCTGAAATCATCAATACTGCTATGAGAACTACTCTAAGAATCATACCTTTTTTTGTCACAACTTTTTTGCTTGCCATTTTAAATACCTCCAAGATGTAAAAAATATATTACATTTTATTTATAAAGGTTTGGTTTTTGTCAAAAATATATTACATCTTGAGTAGAATAAAAGGCCCAGATATAAACCGGGGAGTTTATGAGATGATAGTAGTCTGGGCCTTGTATCAGAACTTGTAAGGCCACTTTAATGATTAATCCGAGGAAATTTGTATTTCTTTCAATCTCTTCTCAATGACTCTTTCAACTTGAGCTTTGGAGAATATACGGAATATTTAATATCTTAGTTGGCATGTTTTTTTTATTGATTGCTTTTAAATTTAAAGAATTGAAAAGAAAAATGAATTATTTTTTGTTTTTATCAAGTATCTTAAAGAATTGATTCATGGGGTATTCCTTTGGTATTATAGTTATTTCAAATTTATTTTCATTACAAAGGAATTTTGCACCGACTACTCCAGGGCTCAAAGCCCTAAAGGTATAGACAGCTTTCACTATACAGCCAGAATCACCTTCCTCAAAGTCGACCTTAACATCCATTAATTCAGCATGCCCACAATAGAAATCAGCTTCGCTATAAACTTCACATCCCTGGCCTTTAATCTCTACCTGGATAATATCGCCTGCCTGGACTACCGGAGGGGCGTAAATATTACAATATTCTATCCCGGGGGTGCATGGATCCATTAGACATAAAATACAGGCCCATGAGCAAACGTTTTCTTCTGGGTCACAAAATCCACTAACTGAATTAAATGAAGTAACAACAAACAACAAAGAGAATAATAAAGCAAATATCTTTTTCATAGTAGATCACACCTTATAATGATAAAAATAAATAAGTATCATATTTAACGTTTTGCCCACGTTGTTTTTAGGTCAAAATTGGCCTTTTTATATACCCCTTGTTTTCTATTGGAGTTTCCAAACCGATTACCAAAAATAATTACCCTTAATTTCAGAGCCAAGTTATCCAAAAGGTAAAAATTAATGCAGATGCCTTTGGTGGAATATCTTCCACACTTCAAACCACAGTATGCTTAGAAATCCTGCGCCCAGGCATAGGAGGATATCTGTAAAACTAAGAGGAGAGAACTTGAAGAGATTCTGCCCGAAGGGAAGGTAGAGTATTACTCCCAAAAAGAATAGAGCTCCTCCTGCGACATACCAGAGTGTTCTATTTGGAAGCTCTAAACTCCTGAAGATAGTTCTAGACCAAGACCTGTTCATAAATATTAGTCCAAGATTTGCAAATATGAGGGTAGTATAAGTTAAGGCCCTGGAATGCGTTTCACCATCGCCGCCGTAGTATGACATCAAAAACACTGCGAGGACTACCACCAAAACACTTAATCCTTGGAAGAAGCTTATAGTGGCTGTTTTCCTGCTGAAGAGTGAATCTTCAGAGGTCCTTGGAGGCCTCTCCATAATATCGGCCTCTTCCTTCTCAGCTTCAAAGACGAGGGAGCATGCAGGGTCAATTACAAGCTCCAAGAAGACTATATGCATCGGTAGCAACACGAGTGGCGTCTTGAGTATAACGGGGATAAGCGACATCCCTGCAATTGGGACGTGGACTGCAAGGATATAGGCCATCGCCTTCTTTAGATTGTCATATATCCTTCTCCCAACTCTTACCACCTGAACTATCGATAAGAAGTCATCATCTAGTAGGACAATGTCTGAGGCCTCTCTTGCAACATCCGTGCCCCTTCCCCCCATGGCAATCCCAATGCTTGCGGTCTTTAGCGCCGGGGCATCGTTTACACCATCGCCTGTCATTGCGACTACTTCGCCGTTCGATTTAAGCGCATTTACAATCCTAAGCTTCTGTTCCGGGACAACCCTAGAGAAGATGTTCACTGTTTTTATTCTCTCTTTTAGCTCTTCATCGCTAATCTTGTCTAGCTCATCCCCAGTTATCCTTTCCTCTGGATTTTTTAGGCCGATCTGTCTTGCAATGTTCTGTGCGGTGTTTGGGTAGTCGCCTGTGATCATTATAACCCTGATTCCTGCACCATACGCTTCTTTTACCGCGCTTGGCACAGAATCCCTCACAGGGTCCATTAGGCCAATCAATCCTAAGAATTTGAAATCAAAATCATGCTGGTCTTCTGGTAACTTACTGCCACTAAAAGTTGATTTAGCAACACCCAATACCCTCAAACCATTGTTTGCTATATCTGCTACCTGGGCCAATATGCGCTCCTTTTCTTTCTTATCAAGGTGGCATAGGTCAACTATGGCTTCAGGCGCCCCTTTGGCAGCCACAAGGTAGTCTTTTCTGCCACTAGGCTTAAAGACGTGGGTCATGGCAAGAAGCTTTTCAGATAGGGGGTACTGCTGGAGCAGGGGTGAGTCGTTATTGAAGTTTTTCAGGTACTTTTCGCCTACTTCCTTAAACGCCTTCTCCATCGGGTCAAAAGGTTCCTTCTGGCTAGACAAAATGCTGTACTCTATTACCTCATGGAACTCATTTGGGATGGTAGCAGCTTTACCGTCAATTGCATGCTCCTTATCTTTAGTAAAAATCCTTGCGACAGTCATCTTATTCAAAGTGAGAGTTCCAGTTTTGTCTACGCACAAAACGGTTGCAGAACCAAGAGTTTCAACAGCAGGGATTTGCCTCGTCAAGACCCTGTTCTGCGATATCCTCCAGGCGCCAAGGGCCAAAAATACAGTCAGCACAACAGGAAACTCTTCTGGCAAAATGGACATTGCAAATGTTAGCCCTGCTAGAAATCCCCCCAATAGATCTCCCCTCGTGAGGGTGTAAATAGAAATTATTGCAATACACAA from Methanofastidiosum sp. includes the following:
- a CDS encoding cation-translocating P-type ATPase, encoding MSIVIKTFVVFFSKCYKNYSLIASMEEWDISKVKGLSEAEAERRLNEEGYNELPSKKKKSTFAIAIGVLKEPMFLLLVACGVIYLIFGDIQEALMLLLSVFVIIGITFYQEKKTERALEALRDLSSPRAFVVRGGVQKRIAGREVARGDVLILSEGDRVPADAVLRSSTNFSCDESLLTGESVPVRKINSLTSSEMGKPGGDDLPFVYSGSLVVNGQGIAEVLGTGINTELGKIGKALQIEESDQTRLQKETRKLVKNFSIAGLFLCIAIISIYTLTRGDLLGGFLAGLTFAMSILPEEFPVVLTVFLALGAWRISQNRVLTRQIPAVETLGSATVLCVDKTGTLTLNKMTVARIFTKDKEHAIDGKAATIPNEFHEVIEYSILSSQKEPFDPMEKAFKEVGEKYLKNFNNDSPLLQQYPLSEKLLAMTHVFKPSGRKDYLVAAKGAPEAIVDLCHLDKKEKERILAQVADIANNGLRVLGVAKSTFSGSKLPEDQHDFDFKFLGLIGLMDPVRDSVPSAVKEAYGAGIRVIMITGDYPNTAQNIARQIGLKNPEERITGDELDKISDEELKERIKTVNIFSRVVPEQKLRIVNALKSNGEVVAMTGDGVNDAPALKTASIGIAMGGRGTDVAREASDIVLLDDDFLSIVQVVRVGRRIYDNLKKAMAYILAVHVPIAGMSLIPVILKTPLVLLPMHIVFLELVIDPACSLVFEAEKEEADIMERPPRTSEDSLFSRKTATISFFQGLSVLVVVLAVFLMSYYGGDGETHSRALTYTTLIFANLGLIFMNRSWSRTIFRSLELPNRTLWYVAGGALFFLGVILYLPFGQNLFKFSPLSFTDILLCLGAGFLSILWFEVWKIFHQRHLH